The genome window TgtgacaataaaataattaCCTTTAAAGTTATTTTATTCCAAttcttttaaaactttttgtaCATGCATCAATTTTCACTTTCGGTGATCTTTAAAAAAATCCGTTATCTCGATTAATTGTTACTTTGACTAGTTTAGAGGACGGTATATCTTTTTATCTCATCTTATCTTAAACGTTTTCGTCTGTGGTCTGTTTTCCCGGTGGTACCACCCTAAACGTGGAAATGAACGCCCAATTTCCATTGACATTCCTCGAGTGTGCAGTACGTctgtatgttatatatcaaaTTACCATCTGGTCGAAAAAAATGTGCTCGTGCtttcattttatcacatataCAGTAAATTACTGCATGGATAAGCACAACCGTAagtaaattgatatttaattaaatttagtgataatTGCAACTTGATGACACTTATAcaatttgattatttaaaatacagatcaccTTAATCATTTTGTACAAGTTCAACACACAGTGGTGCGTGTAGAGTGAATTAGTAAACTTTAAAATTAAGGTGTCTACTCAGAGACATagatttatatcttaaatttcTGGTCTATGTTCTGTCAGGCCAATTAATGGTCGGTCGATTTTATCAATAGAAACATTAGGCgaattaatgaaattataaaGGAAAATCTATTTCttcttgaaatgaaatttgtgCATACTTGTATGTACTTgtgcatttgtatatataccaaGTGTCAACGTGTCAATAAACCTTCGCTCTCTTTCTCTAGGCCCATATATACAGCTCATTAGATCCAGCTTACGTTATTAGAAAACTAAAAACGGGTAGAGTCTACGAATTTTTTCGACGGCGAGTCttaattttctgtttcttttttcCCTTTCCAGTAAGTAAAGTCCGTCCAAATTTGTAATTTATAAGAAATGCATTTATTTCTGCTTGTGTCGGTCATGTTAAAATCGAAAAGAAAGGACCGTGATTGTCTTTTAGAAAAGACCCGCGCAATTGACATATATATAGTCAGTTTCGTTTATTGGAATACGGTCTCCGCCATTATGCGGAGTGATCGCAACTGTGACCGATGGGTCTTTTCTGAAACGGTCTATAACTTAACCGGAAGTTGAACACTCTGTATGGAATCACGTGGCCGGTGGTGAATCTGAGCCTAAGGTGCTTCCTTTTACGTATCCACATGGTCGCGACCTTGCTTTCTATTTTTGCAGCGTTCAGTCGTGCAGAAGTCAAGATGTCCGGCAATGACGAAGTATCGTTTATTATGGTGAAACCCGACGGAGTCCAGCGCGGACTTGTCGGTGAAATCATCAAGCGATTTGAGAACAGAGGATTCCAGCTCGTTGGATGTAAAATGATGTCGGTAAGAatgatatttatgaaaaaaagccGGCCGGCATTTTATTTCATGATGGAAGCCATGTTGCACGTGGACCCATAGATGTATTCGTCACAAAGAAAGAaagtaatgttcaaacctttcgAAAGGCTGCAATAAGGGTGGGCTGATTATTTTTACTTCAGTTTATTGTTGGCTTTGGAAAACAAACTTTTTAGGCTAATAAATTATATTGTTGAACATTGTTGTACAATgtgtgaatgtgacgtcatcgcGATCACTTGGTTATAAATTGtgtataattttcatttcctgcTTTCAGAGTAATATTACTAGCTTATATTGTTAtagactgtatatatatagctactagACTAAGCCTGTACAGGATAATTCAATCGTTGCTCCAGTTTAAATGCAAATGCATTGTAATATAATACGTGTCGTCTACTCAGTATAATCTTTATAATCTGTCTCGACAATACTAGCTTTTGTTGCACAGACCTGCATGGTCACTGGTCAATTCGCTAATgtctaggttttttttatatattttaaatagcTTCATGCCTTTTTCTTTCACAGTATTCCTCATTCGGATaactcaaatgggtaactgttacccatgtgcagggttgtgcccaacctcaattgttttacaaaaatCTGTCAAGCACACATATATTACATCTGCACATGGTTACAAAGCCACAAAAGGATTTTAGATATAACTATGTCCGTCAGAAATAAGCTTATTTTAgaaacaagaaacaaaatatgGATTATCTAActatatataacacatttttattttaatcaaaaacacacacaaaaaataaaacgtGATCGGTCAATTACTACATCTGTTTAAATCAACCTTAATATTCTCAATATTCAAGTCAACTTTTATTTAATAACTATGCATAAATGTCATGCTGGgtcagtgtttttcctgcctatatatttggggccgaaattCGGCCtcattcccaattgtatttcttgttattttttccaaaaaatctatgtctaaatttcccaaaacaGTGAGTTGAAGCGTATTTTGtgtgacaaaacaaaacaaaaatctggAAATTCCAAGTTtgaacattgtattttagtatacattcttactatgattcttagagaaggataattgtttatttctaccttttccaaaatttccataaacaccgttaaaatttttcccaatttcctacttttatcgcacaaaaATTCCCAATAAtcaccaggtggcaatttcccaaaatacccaggaaaaacactgtgGGTTAATTTATGATATTGGAATTCGAAATTTACTCATGTCGTGGTGTATAGGTTTGAGAAATGTTATTTCTATTTGCTAGCTTTGATAGAAATACAAAGTCAGAAAATCTTGAACTCAACTTTAGATAAAATGAAGTcttgtatacattttgatattgtcttgcaaaattgaaaagtacatgtatggGAATCTCTGACCTTGTACTTGGTTCAATATTAAACGAGAATGATCATGCATGGTCAACAAAACTtagtgtgaatatatatatatatatatatacagcttaATTTTCTTCTGCATATATACTATATTCTTGTATATACAAAAGAATTGATTGTTTGTGCAGAAattgtaattttctttattgACTCCAATGTTGAAGCTGGCACATGCAGTTATCCATATTTCCATAACAACTGCATGCTGTGCCTGATTACCTCTTGGTACTGTGTTTGCCCAGGACATGAGAACTTACTGCGCAGAGTTTACAcccggtccaccccaactgcgaacgatgcgtgtatataaacccctaccgctctaccgctgacttgtatcgatgtattgaatgagtgtagttataggagatttcagaaaagatggcgtgacgtcacagaaagtttacatccgcgtcctcaaaggtacaaacacggtatggcgactaataaaaacaataacagatacgtacatccctgatacacaatcgatacgttgacaaaagtatacactttcatacttgcaaattctgatttcaaaatagtttcttattgtttcagaggttacagacatttatatttacaattgtttattgctaaatatatttgtttagatttagtgttgaagccagcttgcgaagcggtaccgggccgtcacacgtacccgctttttgttcacacgttgaaatccatgttgtgaaaaagttatgaatagatcattgatttcaatgtatcatatttctgttatacacgaacaatctgttcataacactatttaatataaatataacgaaatgtgaaccacctggccaaaccacggccgctcgtgcatggcttcgctggtagatcacctcgggcAACAGCCGatagttgggaaattaataatatttatacgtaattaccaacacatatctcaataagtacttgtaaaatatatatatttcgttatttcccatgtatatattatttcaaatgaatggtataaaccaccgtttacacataaatgaagatatacatgtatgtgtacgtagacgtacagtatggctgccgatatctcgaaaaataaaatagtgaaatcgttcaatttcatgagtttattttttattttttaatcacttttattccatgtgccGTTATGTGAAGTCCCAAATTgaggtgatattacttttaaataatttgaatacatgttagatagactacatttagatttttgaatatagctacaatgtagatcgtaattactataaatgccgaccaggacacattgcgcacggctttgAGAATTCTAAAATacttaaagttttgtttaaaaatattataaaaagtaactataaaatgactcatttgaatgttataaactaaattccaaaatttctaaCGAAAAAGTTAACCAGAATACACAATtttgtgactatgaaaaatgacgaaattcgggatctcggcagtactgtacgtaatggctgcagTGCGCTTGGGGTATCTACgaaggcaaattttaatttggtcataatcacacatcgaaaggtgttttaccaagtaagacttagaaaacagtaatttaatttgtagtttctgtcaattttgtaacttctgtcaatgttttatacgtaggtctaatggcgaccgtgtttttttctcgtggcggtagaaaatggagtatatAAACGgagtaaaatatattaataccagatgtttatatctaaatattattgttaaatatttttatttaccctttttatgattaaaataacgcaatagttctcggattgtcgtactatttattacaataaaatgtaaacaaacatcgcaagcggctgttttccctctatgtttatgtgtagatatacggagttgtacctttgagcgcccggatgtacctttgtgtgacgtcatcgccatcttttctgaaatctcctatttaTAGACTccagtactgtcgccaaatccacaggtaaactggtactggatgctacgctcgggcctctcatccagcttaacgaaactgaatggctagttagcttaaccgatctatatatcatcaacaatgcgtctgtatctacttaaaaacaaaacaaatattcttcaaattgcataaaaattcacttgactagtatttctttattttagatattttaacaaatcttcatatttctagtaaaactgcatatgaaactccttatagatctagcTATGCTCATTAGGTAGGGAACCGCCATAACATgtcccggctgcaggccgtgtgcaaaaagtcaaaacacacgtgggatttataagacgagtcctaaactgtcctatatttaggattttcaataagtggtttgtaatattattacagcaaaactgacaagctagaaggttagtggcattttaaccgtactgttatatataattagccatcagcttggatctggtgccgTACAGATAGTGAGTTCACTCACGatgtgattattgcaagccaacgtaaATGCTATCGGaatgctctttaaagtttgttaatgatctcaaacacatttaaaacttattgtggcaatattaaagtaactaaattataatattttcaaatagttctgataactattcatgtgtaatatctccagacattgacatgtgtacggatcgaatacggcggactgccaatgtttttgacatgttctgcaagatatatttcactgtttcagttacggtggccaataaaagaaaacaagcacagtgcaattatattatgttatttcttctaaatacaacactttttgtgcaagttgtcaagcatttattgtgaatgttttgcaatgaaattaccaccttaacactgaatttgtggttccccggacatcgttttccccaaaatttgaatgcgcaaaatataccgatagtagatttttttcagtatttaaagccataagaaaaaatacatgtgcaaagtacactggtgtgtaagtaacacaagattttacggtatttgtaacatttacgattgtgtttggtatagctgatgtagccagagcgccccgcgatttacctgtggatttggcgacagtactcgagtctaaaaATAGCCACGTTGTGTCGGTAGAGTGTTAGCGTTTATCGCTACACGGTACAGAATTTCTCGCTGTGTTACAAATCAATCGATTGACGGTAAGgaacttcataatatttatcattcgcagttggggtggaccgggTGTAACAGTTGTAGAGGTCTCCGGCCAGAGTTTGCTTTAACTGATTTGTCTCACATTATTTCACACACAATACTGTACTGTTCATTCCATGCCTGTTTTTATGATATCATTgcaatatttctatatatgatatatacttgAATGATGGATAAACTGCAGGAGGGTATTAGTCGTCCAACCACAGTTCTAGTTGTAGGAAGTTTTATTCCCCAACATTGAACAAGCAATATGGACATGTCTAATTGCCTATAATATTATTTGACTTTTAGAGCATAATCTAATTACCTACTTTTGACAGTTAGATTCGTTACTGCCGCACTGAGTGCCTACATTActgttttatttgataaatatatcctatattgatttggttttcaaaatatttaattgattgaATGACATTTCTTGATTTTCTCCTGCACAGCCATCAAAGGAACATTTGGAAAAGCATTATGAAGATCTCAAAGCCAAACCTTTCTTCCCCGGACTCATTAAATACATGTCTAGCGGACCAGTTGTTGCCATGGTGAGTATTTATATACTAGTCAGCCATCGACACTAACGTAAGACCGGGGGCCCGAGGCCCCTTAAATTTGATACGGGCCCCCTGATTGTCTGTCGTTTGTGGCCCGGCGGGCTCCTGactattttacaagaaaaataataataagaacaGGTAATCCACTGAATTTGCATTATGTCGAGTGTCTACCGATCTAACTACGAGCACTAATAATTCAGTCGCACTCTCGCAAACGTGTAACGAACAAATAAGCTACGTGAATCTTTTATGTTAGCGGCATCACCGAAACGCTTGTTATAAATACAATCCAATCCTTCCTATCATAAGCGTCGGAAAGACTTCGATTACATTCTAAGATGTCGTTTTTGAGTAGATGGTTGGGAGCTCCTCCACCAgcgaaaaaaacaaaaacctctcaggaaatacaacaaagtaatcaaatatatgaaaaaacgAAGAGGCAAAGGTCCTTCCAGAAGGACTGGAAGGACCGATTTCATTGGCTTGATTACTCTGAAGAAAGTAAGTTGATGAAATGTACGATCTGCATCAAATATGACAAATCTGTTCCTCCAGGAACATTTGTGACAGGAACCTCCAATTATAAGATTGACATGCTAAGACGTCATGAAGGTTCTGAGACGCACATTCAATCCCTACAGCGCCACACAGCTCTTACGTCCAAACCAGGTTCCTCTTGTGCAGAGAAATCTCTTCTCACCATGAACAAAGCTGCAGCTTCCAAGCTTGTGCTGCTTATGAGGAATGCCCATTTTATAGCTAAACTAGGAAAGCCATATACAGAGTTTGTAGCGATGTGTCATTTGGATACAGCTAAAGGAATTGACATTGGTCAGACATATATCTCGGATAAATATTGCCAGAAGTTCATTGCCAGTATAGCTGACATTAGGAGAGCTGAACAGAAAGAAATACTCAACAAGGCTGCTTTTATTTCCGTGATTTCGGATGGGGCTACTGATTGCTCATCTAAAGAGACAGAGATAGTGTATGTGAGAACCTCGATAGACTGTGAGGTAGGttgataattttaatattaattaagaagttttaattattgatattgGCCATTTTTCCATTAAATTCCATGACCTGgtcaaataaaaatgaatatatccCATGTAAACATTTAAAGTCACCTgtggtaaaaaaatatttatttattattatatatttttattacagcTTTCCACATTGTTTGCTGGCTTGAAGCATGTCGGTAAAGGTGATGCAGACACAATCACTCGGGctattacaaatgtattggATAACAGTTTCCCTGATAACTGGAGAACAAAGATTGTGGCTATGGGCACAGATGGGGCATCAGTTATGGTAGGAAAGAAGGGTGGAGTAGTTAAAAAAATGGCAGATGGCACAGAGAGACCTTTCCTAAAGGGAATTCACTGTTCTGCTCACAGGTATTTAGTTTAAAATCATCTAGGTATTGTTTCACATCTGATTTGATTTTGTTCAAAAGAGAGATAGCAAATTGTTACTTGTTAAAAGCTCTCATTAAGTACATTTTAATCATGGCTTGTAGTTACAAGTATTAAGATTTTGAATTCTTTATTTTATCACTTAGCAAAAAACAATTAGTGCcatgttatattttgttttcccCAGACTGGAGCTAGCATACAAGGATGCAATAAAGACAGTGCCCCTTCACCAGAAAGTTGAGTTGCTCCTTCtcaatctttatttattttacaagtaAGTAACAGTTTAGATGGTAATTGACTCAATGCTTCAATTTTTTCTGTGTTGTATGTCAACGCTCATGTCAAAATCTAATACTTATTGGAAATTAGAgtttttcctttttaatttgattattagGTACAGTCCTTTAAACAGATCAAATCTGCGTGCAACCTTTGCCTCCATGGAAACACCACCCAGGATCCCAACACGCATGGGGGGCACTAGATGGCTTCCTCATACAAAACGGGCGCTTAAGCAGGTGATTGAGGGCAATGAAGGGATTATTCTCCACCTTCAACAGGTACCATAGCTTGTTCttattgatttgaatttaattgagATGCTATTAAAATAAGCTTTTACAAAGTAACTTATAtgattaatttaaaacaaaaaacagatGCAGCAAAATCCTGCAAAGGAGTCTAGCTGTAAAGCCAAAGGCTTCCTGAAGCTGCTACAGGAACCATCAGTGCAGTACTGGTTACATTTCATGGCAGACGTTGTGAAGTGCTTGTCCAAAGTCACGGAAACTATCCAGGAAAAAGATAGTAATGTTGGGAGCATTTTCACTGAGCTTGAAGGAGCAAAGGCGATACTGGCTAAATACAAAACAAGGTATTATACAAAGcatgttatacaatatattctATTATGGTGTTGGTAGCTTTAAACCTAAGCATGTTTTTACCTTAATAAGCTAATCCTGACTAAAACTTGTAATAATATCCTAGGTTTGTGGAGTTTCAATCTAGTGGCATTCTCCTCTATTCTTCAAGCTTCCTCTGTCTCACTCTGTGCATATTAACCTTCTCTGCAAATGTAAATAATCACCTACTTTCTCTTACTATTAATATGCCAATGGTAGCTTGTGTACACATATTTAACCACCTCCCTGCTTTGGAACTCTTAATTGGTAGTGCTGGTCCCTATCTGCGCAAGGTGTCCACATCTGACCTGGACGAAACTCTTTCACTGCGGAAAGAAAGACTGCTTGATTCCCTGATCACTGCCATCTCCAGCAGATTCGCTGGTGATGGCAGCCTTTTCACAGATGCTGGTGTGATCCTGAATATAAGATCATGGCCCAACTTCAGTGAAGatataggtaaaatatgtggGGAAAAAGCGTAATAATAGTCTTAATTTGACTATCAGTATAGATGTAACCAGTAACTTATATTTCAggttatattagaaatatggcTGAGTtgatcaaaacaaatataaaagatTATAGTAAGATTGTATGCAATTTTGTAGACTTTAATATGATAAAAGACTATTGCCACTTAGAGAATCTATAACATTTTAACCTGTTAaactgttgttttgttttaatgtcagaattttgGAGATGAGCATATCCAACAATGAGTGGATCTTGCAAGACCTGCATTGGAAGTTTGTTGTCCTGAGATTGACTTGAACAACATAGAGATGGAGTGGACCAGATTCAAAGTCTGTCTTACATCAAGGTACGTACCAGTACtttattaatgaaaaacaaatagaTTATAGAAATCGTGGTTGTAGCCAAATAAAGGACATTATCAAAGTACAAGTCATCATTAATGAAGTGTTTTTATCTCCATTATGCAAAACACTAACAATTATTTCATGATGCAAATTCCAGGATATTATTTTCATTCAGATTGATAAAAAACatgaattttcaatttaataggAAGCAAACTGTTCAAGGCATGACATGGCCATACCTGGCTGCAGCTTTTGGGAAGTCCTATCCATCTCTTTTCATTCTGATCAACTATCTCCTGACCCTACCAGGATCTTCTGTTGATACAGAGTGAGGCTTTTCCTGGTAATAATATTACACATTTGTTTATTCATATCTTTTGTAAGAAAACTGCATTAAGTAATTTATTGCCTCTAAGGTATTTGTAACAAATAGATTTTAACTTTGCAGTCTGAAAATGGTCAAGAGTGACTGGAGATCACGGCTTGGGGAAGCCAATTTGTGCGACCAGATGCTTATTAAAATGGAGGTTGCTGAGATTGAAGAATTTGACCCCATGCCAGCTGTCCACCACTGGAAGACTTGTGGGGAGAGAAGTAGGCGTCCATTCTACAAGGATGATCTAAAGGTGATATAACtggataaaatgtttttttgttttcaagacagcatttgttattgttatcattttgtcatatttcaaaaaaaaaaatgtcaaaggCAAATCAATTTCTATGTCTATTACAGAAATGCAGTGTTCCAATGCAAGTTGTCATCAGGCAGCCGTTGTCAAGGTTTGACAATGTCCAGGAGCATGAGGAGGAAGTTGAGGATGACAATCATGTTGAGGAGGAAGGAGAAGAGGAAGAATGTGTGGTTCACCAGCAAACTGACCCAGATGAAGAAGaatctgatgatgatgaatttGATAATATGTGCAAACAAGACTTGTTACAGTTACAAAGGAAAGCGTTTAAGCTTTTAatggaaaattgaaaataaatatgaacaatCAATGATCAATTTTTGTGTGATTTGCTTTTATTAAACCTACTGAAGGTACCTAAGGAAAAACATCTCCGGAAAGGAAGAAATTACTTCATTCATCAATATATTATTATTCtagaagaattaaaaatatcaatatttaatttgatcaaaatccagGGCCCCCTGATTTCCATCAGGGCCCCCACTTTTATCATCAAAGGAGCCCGGAGGTCTCCTAAGCAAATAAAGTTAGTGTCTAAGCCTGATTTTTGGGTAGCTACTAGACTAAGCCTGTACAGGATAATTCAATCGTTGCTCCAGTTTAAATGCAAATGCATTGTAATATAATACGTGTCGTCTACTCAGTATAATCTTTATAATCTGTCTCGACAATACTAGCTCTTGTTGCACAGACCTGCATGGTCACTGGTCAATTCGCTAATGcctggtttttttcatatatattttaaatagcTTCATGCCTTTTTCTTTCACAGTATTCCTCATTCGGATaactcaaatgggtaactgttacccatgtgcagggttgtgcccaacctcaattgttttacaaaaatCTGTCAAGCACACATATATTACATCTGCACATGGTTACAAAGCCACAAAAGGATTTTAGATATAACTATGTCCGTCAGAAATAAGCTTATTTTAgaaacaagaaacaaaatatgGATTATCTAActatatataacacatttttattttaatcaaaacacacacaaaaaataaaacgtGATCGGTCAATTACTACATCTGTTTAAATCAACCTTAATATTCTCAATATTCAAGTCAACTTTTATTTAATAACTATGCATAAATGTCATGCTGGgtcagtgtttttcctgcctatatatttggggccgaaattCGGCCtcattcccaattgtatttcttgttattttttccaaaaaatctatgtctaaatttcccaaaacaGTGAGTTGAAGCGTATTTTGtgtgacaaaacaaaaaaaaatctggaaattCCAAGTTtgaacattgtattttagtatacattcttactatgattcttagagaaggataattgtttatttctaccttttccaaaatttccataaacaccgttaaaatttttcccaatttcctacttttatcgcacaaaaATTCCCAATAAtcaccaggtggcaatttccaaaatacccaggaaaaacacAGTGGGTATACATATTTCCAATGATCATTGTGAAATTCGAAAAATTTACAAACGGCTGTCGTGGTGTAATAGGTAATTTTTGGAGGAATTGTTAATTCACAAATTTTCTAGCTTTGATAAGTGAATTTACAAAAGTCAGCAAATCTTGAACTCACACTTTAGGTTAAAATGAGCCGTCTTGTTAACCATTATTAGATAATTGTCTTTGGCACAAATTGATAAAAGTTACAATGTAATGGGAATCGCTCTGTACCCTTTGTAACTTGGTTCAATAATTAAAACGAGAAGAGAATGAATCATGCCATGGATCGACAAAAACTTAGTGTGTATATAGTAAaccctatatatataaacaggcTTAATTTACTTCTGACATATATACTATATTCTTGTATATACAAAAGAAATTGATTGTTTGTGCAGAAattgtaattttctttattgACTCCAATGTTGAAGCTGGCACGCTGCAGTTATCCAGTATTTCCATAACAACTGCATGCTGTGCCCTGATTACCTCTTGGTACTGTGTTTGCCCAGGGACATGAGAACTTACTGCGCAGAGTTTACACCCGTGTCCACCCCAAACTGCGAACGATGCCGTGTATATAaaaacccctaccgctctaccgctgaATTGTATCTGATGTATTGGAATGAGTGTAgttataggagatttcagataaagatggcgtgacgtcactagaaagtttacatccgcgTCCTCAAAAGGTACATAAACACGGCTATGGCGACTATCTATAACAATAACCAGATACGCTACATCCCTGATACACAATCGATACGTTGACAAAAAGTATtaccactttcatacttgcaaattctggaTATTCTAAAATagtttacttaaattgtttcaGAGGTTTATACAGacagtttatatttacaaattgattaTTTAATGCAAAATAAACTTTGTTTAGAGTTAAGTTGGTGAAGCCAGTACTTGCGAAAGAAGCGGGCTTACCACAGGGCCGACACACGCGTACGCCGCCTATTTTGGTTCACAGACGTTGATTGAAATCCATGTATGTGAATAAGTTAGGAATTAGAACATTGattacaatgtatcatatttcagTATAATACACGAGAACAATCTGTTCATTACAGactattttgtaatttaattattaaacGAATTGTGAAACCACGCCAGGCCAGACCACGGCCCTCGTGTGCCATGGCTTCTGCTGGTAGAACACCTCGGGTCAAACTGCCGCTAGTTATgggaaaattaataataattatagcGTAAATACCAAACACATATCTTCAAATAAGTaacttgataaaaaatatatatatatcgttatttcccatgtatatattatttcaaattgaatggtataaaccaccgttacacataaatgaagatatactatgtatatgtgtacgtAGACGTACAGTAaggctgccgatatctcgaaaaataaaatagtgaaatcgttcaaatttcatgagtttatttttttatttttaatcacttttattccatgtgccGTTATTGTGAAGTCCCAAATTGAGGTGATAtt of Argopecten irradians isolate NY chromosome 7, Ai_NY, whole genome shotgun sequence contains these proteins:
- the LOC138327882 gene encoding uncharacterized protein, yielding MVATLLSIFAAFSRAEVKMSGNDEVSFIMVKPDGVQRGLVGEIIKRFENRGFQLVGCKMMSPSKEHLEKHYEDLKAKPFFPGLIKYMSSGPVVAMAWKGKQVVKTGRAMLGATNPLDSNPGTIRGDFCIDVGRNICHGSDSVESGKREVNLWFGEGNTEKYSLVSESMIYE
- the LOC138327881 gene encoding zinc finger protein 862-like isoform X1, whose translation is MSFLSRWLGAPPPAKKTKTSQEIQQSNQIYEKTKRQRSFQKDWKDRFHWLDYSEESKLMKCTICIKYDKSVPPGTFVTGTSNYKIDMLRRHEGSETHIQSLQRHTALTSKPGSSCAEKSLLTMNKAAASKLVLLMRNAHFIAKLGKPYTEFVAMCHLDTAKGIDIGQTYISDKYCQKFIASIADIRRAEQKEILNKAAFISVISDGATDCSSKETEIVYVRTSIDCELSTLFAGLKHVGKGDADTITRAITNVLDNSFPDNWRTKIVAMGTDGASVMVGKKGGVVKKMADGTERPFLKGIHCSAHRLELAYKDAIKTVPLHQKVELLLLNLYLFYKYSPLNRSNLRATFASMETPPRIPTRMGGTRWLPHTKRALKQVIEGNEGIILHLQQMQQNPAKESSCKAKGFLKLLQEPSVQYWLHFMADVVKCLSKVTETIQEKDSNVGSIFTELEGAKAILAKYKTRYYTKHVIQYILLWCW
- the LOC138327881 gene encoding zinc finger protein 862-like isoform X2, producing MSFLSRWLGAPPPAKKTKTSQEIQQSNQIYEKTKRQRSFQKDWKDRFHWLDYSEESKLMKCTICIKYDKSVPPGTFVTGTSNYKIDMLRRHEGSETHIQSLQRHTALTSKPGSSCAEKSLLTMNKAAASKLVLLMRNAHFIAKLGKPYTEFVAMCHLDTAKGIDIGQTYISDKYCQKFIASIADIRRAEQKEILNKAAFISVISDGATDCSSKETEIVYVRTSIDCELSTLFAGLKHVGKGDADTITRAITNVLDNSFPDNWRTKIVAMGTDGASVMVGKKGGVVKKMADGTERPFLKGIHCSAHRLELAYKDAIKTVPLHQKVELLLLNLYLFYKYSPLNRSNLRATFASMETPPRIPTRMGGTRWLPHTKRALKQMQQNPAKESSCKAKGFLKLLQEPSVQYWLHFMADVVKCLSKVTETIQEKDSNVGSIFTELEGAKAILAKYKTRYYTKHVIQYILLWCW